AAACTGTAAATCGTGAATGATCGAGACCATTTGTTTTGTATAAATCCGTCGTAAAACAAACCATAATGTCATGGTCAACACTAAAATAGCCGAGCAAACTGCTAAAATAATCATTGGTAAATACTTCAATAAACCATTTAAGTAAATGTTATCTAGTGCTTCTGTACTAACCAACTCAGAGGCTTTAAGTTCAATTGTCTCAGCAGGTTGTGCAACTGGTTTAGTTGCATCGTTGACAACATAAACAGCTGAGCCAATTGACTGACCTATATTAAGCGAGCTCCAGTTACTTTTCACTGCAAAAAAACCACCACTAAGAATCAACATGACAAAAAAAGCAAAGGTCAATACTGTTAAACTAATTTTAAAATTTACTCGCATAATTGATATCCTTTCGATCGAATCGTTTTAAGCAACTCTTTTCCGGAAGCTTCGGCAAGTTGTTTCTTTAATCGAGCAAGGTGAACGCGTAAAACAGAAGAGAACGGATCAAAGTTTTCATCATAGACATGCTCAGCTATCTCTTCTGTAGAAACTACTGCTGGATGTTGTTGTGCGATACATAACAAAATATCGAACTCTTTGGGTTTCAATACCACTTCTGTGTCACCATAGCGTACAAAACGTTTCACTGGATCGATCATTAACTGATTGATTTTTATGTAAGGTGAAGTTCGTCCGTGGAAACGCCGAATAACCGCCCGAATACGGGCAACCAATTCCAATAACTCAAATGGTTTCACCAAATAATCATCCGCTCCAAAATCAAGACCTTTCGCTCTTTCTTCAATTTCATCTCTAGCTGTAATAATAATGATTGGGCTATTGATATTGGATTCTCTTAAAAAGTTTAAAATTGATAATCCGTCTTTATCAGGCAAATTCAAGTCCAACAAAATAGCATCATACCTATTTACATAAGCTTTTTCTTCTCCCTCCATGCCAGAAAATGC
This sequence is a window from Enterococcus sp. 7F3_DIV0205. Protein-coding genes within it:
- a CDS encoding response regulator transcription factor — protein: MRILIIEDNRELAMSVQKGLEREKFLVDLAFSGMEGEEKAYVNRYDAILLDLNLPDKDGLSILNFLRESNINSPIIIITARDEIEERAKGLDFGADDYLVKPFELLELVARIRAVIRRFHGRTSPYIKINQLMIDPVKRFVRYGDTEVVLKPKEFDILLCIAQQHPAVVSTEEIAEHVYDENFDPFSSVLRVHLARLKKQLAEASGKELLKTIRSKGYQLCE